A portion of the Haemorhous mexicanus isolate bHaeMex1 chromosome 3, bHaeMex1.pri, whole genome shotgun sequence genome contains these proteins:
- the RNASEH1 gene encoding ribonuclease H1, translating into MLRWLVAVLSHSCFVPRAASMFYAVRKGRRTGVYRTWAECQEQVNKFPSASFKKFATEKDAWTFVRSGLPGPQQQPEPAEAFAPPAVTHENGSQREEPELNTMCCSTCKRPYERSTNEEQIAKRVKHDEVHSVCSIPTVSEDKFSYMGDFAVVYTDGCCSGNGRNRARAGIGVYWGPGHPLNTSERLPGRQTNQRAEIHAACKAIEQAKSQNIKKLIIYTDSKFTINGITSWVDNWKTNGWRTSSGGSVINKEDFERLDNLAKDIEIQWMHIPGHAGFQGNEEADRLAREGACKPKC; encoded by the exons atGCTGCGCTGGCTCGTGGCCGTGCTCAGCCACTCCTGCTTCGTGCCCAGGGCCGCCTCCATGTTCTACGCGGTGCGCAAGGGCCGGCGGACCGGCGTCTACCGCACCTG GGCGGAGTGCCAGGAGCAGGTGAACAAGTTCCCCTCCGCTAGCTTCAAGAAGTTCGCCACCGAGAAGGACGCCTGGACCTTTGTGCGCTCCGGCCTGCCGGGGCCGCAGCAGCAGCCCGAGCCGGCAG agGCATTTGCTCCTCCGGCTGTGACACATGAAAATGGTAGCCAGAGAGAGGAACCAGAATTAAATACTATGTGTTGCAGTACATGTAAAAGGCCATATGAACGGTCTACAAATGAAGAACAGATTGCAAAGCGTGTAAAACATGATGAAGTACACTCCGTTTGCTCAATTCCAACAGTCAGTGAAGATAAGTTTTCATATATGG GTGACTTTGCAGTTGTTTATACAGATGGTTGTTGCTCTGGTAATGGACGTAACAGGGCACGTGCTGGAATAGGTGTCTACTGGGGACCAGGCCATCCTTT AAATACCAGTGAAAGACTTCCTGGACGGCAGACTAatcaaagagcagaaatccat GCAGCCTGCAAAGCAATAGAGCAAGCCAAGAGTCAAAATATCAAGAAGTTAATTATCTACACTGATAGCAAGTTTACTATTAATG GTATTACGAGCTGGGTCgacaactggaaaacaaatgGCTGGAGAACAAGTTCAGGAGGAAGTGTAATAAataaagaagattttgaaagacTTGATAATCTAGCAAAAGACATAGAAATTCAGTGG ATGCATATTCCTGGTCATGCTGGCTTCCAAGGAAATGAAGAAGCTGATAGACTAGCAAGAGAAGGAGCTTGTAAACCAAAGTGCTGA